One genomic segment of Candidatus Schekmanbacteria bacterium includes these proteins:
- a CDS encoding FliA/WhiG family RNA polymerase sigma factor — MKKVILKRKSRRKTLNSELVDREELIIKYLPLTRSIAERIATRLPNNVEIDELVAAGIMGLMDAADKFDPSKQIKFKTYAEFRIRGAILDELRAMDWLPRSLRRKTSQLEEAKFTLEQKLGRKATDKEIAEHMNIDIEELYDMMNSVKGKSLLSLDEPIDGDSKSKTLLECLKNNDTDDPYSLTSLKELKEMIAKAIDQLPEKERLVISLYYYEELTMKEIGQIMNVTESRVSQIHTKATMSLKTKLKKISREKGPKSIFVENVADNTY; from the coding sequence ATGAAGAAAGTAATTTTAAAAAGAAAATCTCGAAGGAAAACTCTCAATAGCGAATTGGTAGATAGGGAAGAATTGATTATTAAATATCTGCCGCTCACGCGCTCGATTGCTGAAAGAATTGCAACGCGCCTACCAAACAATGTGGAAATCGATGAATTAGTTGCGGCTGGCATTATGGGGCTGATGGATGCCGCTGACAAATTTGACCCTTCAAAGCAGATTAAATTCAAAACATATGCAGAATTTAGGATTAGAGGCGCAATATTGGACGAGCTTCGTGCAATGGATTGGCTGCCAAGGTCATTAAGAAGAAAAACTTCACAACTTGAAGAAGCGAAATTTACTCTTGAACAGAAACTTGGAAGAAAAGCCACTGATAAAGAGATTGCAGAACATATGAATATAGACATTGAAGAATTATATGATATGATGAACAGCGTAAAAGGTAAATCACTCCTTTCTCTTGATGAGCCAATTGATGGAGATTCAAAGAGCAAAACACTTCTGGAGTGTTTAAAAAATAACGATACAGATGACCCTTACTCATTGACAAGCTTAAAAGAATTAAAGGAAATGATTGCTAAAGCCATCGATCAATTGCCTGAGAAAGAAAGATTGGTAATATCATTATATTATTATGAAGAGCTAACAATGAAAGAGATTGGACAGATTATGAATGTAACGGAATCGAGAGTATCCCAGATTCATACAAAAGCTACAATGTCTCTGAAGACAAAACTAAAGAAGATATCCAGAGAAAAAGGTCCGAAATCAATTTTCGTAGAGAATGTTGCTGACAATACCTATTAG